The sequence GCGGCCGACGCACGGCTGCTCGGCGGGCCCGGAGCCGGCGCCCGGACGCGCGGACCGCGCGTGCTCGGCGGCCCCGGCGTGGGCACCCCGCTCCCGGAGGGCGAGCCGGTACATCCGGCCCCGCACGACATCGAGGCCGCGCACGGCCCGGCGGCAGCGCCGGTCGCCGGGGAGCGGCCGCACCCGGGTACCGAAGCCGCCGAGGCGGGCGGGCCCGCGGAACCTTCGGCTCCGGCCGCGCCCGCCGCGCCTGCGGAGGGGCTGGACCTCTTCGGCGGGGCCAGGGCCGTGGTGGCGCCCCCCGCCGGGCCCGCGCGGCCCGGCGACACGGACGGCCACGGCTTCGCAGCCTTCGGCCACGCGCCGGAGCCGGGGCCCGGGCAGGCGGCGGAGGCCGGGGCCGGACCGGAGCACGGACCTGGGCACGCGGCGGAGGCCGGGGCTGGGCACGCGGCGGAGGCCGGGCACGGGCCGGAGCACGGGCCTGGTCATGCGCCGGAGCCTGGGCCGGGTCAGGGCCCGGAGCACGGGCCGGGCCACGTGCCGGAGCCTGGCCTCGGCCGCGCGGTCGAGGCGGAGCACGGGCCGGTGGACTCGCACGGGTTCAGCGGGGCCGCGCCGGTTCCGGCCGAGGCGGAGCACGGGCCGGCGGGCTCGCACGGGCTCGCCGAGGGCGCCCCGGTCCCCGAGGACACCACCGCCGCGCCCACACCGGCCGAGGGTGCCGCCGATCTCGCTGTGGCACCTCCGGGTGCGGGTACCGCCGAAGGTTTCCCGCCCGAGGAGCCGGCGTACGAAGAAGAAGGCGCAGCCGGGGCCGTCGCCCATCACGAGCACCCGCTGGCCTCCTACGTCCTGCGCGTCAACGGCGCCGACCGCCCGGTCACCGGCGCCTGGATCGGCGAATCGCTCCTCTACGTGCTGCGCGAGCGCCTCGGCCTCGCCGGCGCCAAGGACGGCTGCTCGCAGGGCGAGTGCGGCGCCTGCGCCGTGCAGGTCGACGGCCGGCTCGTCGCCTCCTGCCTCGTCCCGGCCGCGACGTCCGCCGGCAGTGAGGTCCGTACCGTCGAGGGTCTCGCGACCGACGGGGAACTGTCGGACGTGCAGCAAGCGTTGTGCAGGTCGGGCGCGGTCCAGTGCGGATTCTGCGTACCCGGCATGGCCATGACCATCCATGACCTGCTGGAGGGCAACCACGCCCCCAGCGAGCTGGAAACCCGCCAGGCGCTGTGCGGCAACCTCTGCCGCTGCTCCGGCTACGCGGGGGTCGTCGACGCCGTCCGCGAGGTCGTGGCCGAGCGCGAGGCGACGGCCTCCGGGGCGGCGGCGGACGGCCCCGCGGCCCCGCAGATTTCCCCGGAGCCGCGCATCCCGCACCAGGCAGCGCCCGGCGAGGGCGGCATCCACCACGGAGGCACGGCGTGAGCGGGCAGGACGCGGCGACGGCGACGACGGCACTGAACACCACGGTGACGGCCCTGGCAGCGGCGACGGAAGAGGCCTCGGAACAGCAGGCACCACGCGGAATCGGAGCCTCCGTCCCGGCCGCAGACACCCGCGCCAAGTCCGAGGGCACCTTCCCCTACGCCGCCGACCTGTGGGCCGAAGGCCTCCTGTGGGCCGCCGTGCTGCGCTCCCCGCACGCCCACGCCCGGATCCTGTCCATCGACACCTCGGCCGCCGCCGAGATGCCCGGCGTGCGCGCCGTCGTCACCCACGCCGACGTCCCCGGGTCCACCACGCACGGCCGGCGCATCGCCGACCGGCCGGTGTTCGCCCACGACGTCGTACGCCACCACGGCGAGCCCATCGCCGCCGTCGCCGCGGACCACCCCGACACGGCACGCCTCGCCGCCGCCGCCATCGCCGTCGAGTACGAGCTCCTCGACCCGGTCACCGACCCCGAGCAGTCCTTCGGCGCCCCCGCCCTGCACCCCGACGGCAACCTGATCCGGCACATCCCGCTGCGCTACGGCGACCCCGAGGCGACCGGCGAGGTCGTCGTCGAGGGCCTCTACCGGATCGGCCGCCAGGACCCCGCGCCCATCGGCGCCGAAGCGGGGCTGGCCGTACCGAGGCCGGACGGCGGCGTCGAGCTGTACACCGCCTCCACCGACCCGCACACCGACCGCGACCTGGCGGCGGCCTGCTTCGGCCTGGAACCCGACCGCGTGCGCGTCGTCGTCACCGGCGTCCCCGGCGCGACGGCCGACCGCGAGGACGCGGCCTTCCAGCTGCCGCTGGGCCTGCTGGCCCTGCGTACGGGCTGCCCCGTCAAGATGGTCGCCACCCGCGAGGAGTCCTTCCTCGGCCACACCCACCGGCACCCGACCCTGCTGCGCTACCGCCACCACGCGGACGTGGAGGGCCGGCTGATCAAGGTCGAGGCGCAGATCCTGATGGACGCCGGCGCGTACGCCGACGCGTCCTCGGAGTCCCTGGCCGCGGCGGTGGCCTTCGCCTGCGGCCCGTACGTCGTCCCGCACGCCTTCGTGGAGGGCTGGGCGGTACGCACCAACAACCCGCCGTCGGGCCACGTCCGGGGCGAGGGCGCGATGCAGGTGTGCGCCGCGTACGAGGGCCAGATGGACAAGCTCGCGGCGGCCCTCGGCATCGACGGCGCGGAACTGCGCATGCGCAACGTCCTGGCCACGGGCGACCTCCTGCCCACCGGCCAGACCGTGACCTGCCCGGCGCCGGTGGCGGAACTGCTGCGCGCGGTCCGCGACTTCGAGCTGCCCGCCCTCCCGAAGGACACCTCCGAGGACGAGTGGCTGCTGCCGGGCGGCCCCGAGGGCGCGGGCGAGCCGGGCGCGGTACGGCGCGGCGTCGGGTACGGGGTCGGCATGGTCCACATGCTCGGCGCCGAGGGCACCGACGAGGTGTCGACGGCGACGGTCAAGGTCGTGGGCGGCACGGCGACGGTGATCTGCGCGGCGGTCGACACGGGCCAGGGCTTCGCCACGCTCGCCCGCCAGATCGTCCAGGAGACGCTGGGCGTCGACGAGGTGGTGATGGCCCCGGTCGACACCGACCAGCCGCCGGCGGGCCCGTCGGCGCACGGCCGGCACACGTGGGTGTCGGGCGGAGCGGTCGAGCGTGCGGCGAAGATGGTCCGCACCCAGCTCCTCCAGCCGATGGCCCACAAACTGGGCATGTCCACAGAGCTGTTGCAGATCACGGACGGCCGGATCACGTCGTACGACGGCGCGTTCTCCATGACGGTCGCGGAGGCCATAGAAGGCAAGGAACTCTGGGCGACGGCCCAGTGCCGCCCCCACCCGACGGAACCCCTGGACGCGGACGGCCAGGGCGACGCCTTCGTCGGCCTCGCGTTCTGCGCGATCCGTGCGGTGGTGGACGTGGACATCGAGCTGGGTTCGGTACGGGTGGTGGAGCTGGCGGTGGCCCAGGACGTCGGCCGCATCCTCAACCCCCGCCAGCTGGCGGCCCGTATCGAGGCGGGCGTCACCCAGGGCGTGGGCGCGGCCCTCACGGAGAACCTCCGCACGGTCTCCGGCCTGGTCCGCCACCCGGACCTGACGGGCTACACCCTGCCGACCTCGCTGGACGCCCCGGCCGTCCGCATCGTCAAACTGGTCGAGGAACGGGACGTGGTGGCCCCCTTCGGGGCCAAGGCGGCGAGCGCGATCCCCGTGGTGACGGCCCCGGCGGCGGTGGCCTCGGCGGTACGCGCGGCCACGGGCCGACCGGTCAACAGGCTCCCGATCAGGCCGTCCGCGGCGGTGGCCGTACCCAACTCTTGACCGTGTGACCCGCATTGCACGTGCAACCCCGGGCTTGGGACTTGTCGGTACCGGTCGCTAGAGTGATCGGTACGACCGCGCACGCGCGCGTGCGAACGGTTGTGAACGGG comes from Streptomyces sp. NBC_01408 and encodes:
- a CDS encoding xanthine dehydrogenase family protein molybdopterin-binding subunit, with protein sequence MSGQDAATATTALNTTVTALAAATEEASEQQAPRGIGASVPAADTRAKSEGTFPYAADLWAEGLLWAAVLRSPHAHARILSIDTSAAAEMPGVRAVVTHADVPGSTTHGRRIADRPVFAHDVVRHHGEPIAAVAADHPDTARLAAAAIAVEYELLDPVTDPEQSFGAPALHPDGNLIRHIPLRYGDPEATGEVVVEGLYRIGRQDPAPIGAEAGLAVPRPDGGVELYTASTDPHTDRDLAAACFGLEPDRVRVVVTGVPGATADREDAAFQLPLGLLALRTGCPVKMVATREESFLGHTHRHPTLLRYRHHADVEGRLIKVEAQILMDAGAYADASSESLAAAVAFACGPYVVPHAFVEGWAVRTNNPPSGHVRGEGAMQVCAAYEGQMDKLAAALGIDGAELRMRNVLATGDLLPTGQTVTCPAPVAELLRAVRDFELPALPKDTSEDEWLLPGGPEGAGEPGAVRRGVGYGVGMVHMLGAEGTDEVSTATVKVVGGTATVICAAVDTGQGFATLARQIVQETLGVDEVVMAPVDTDQPPAGPSAHGRHTWVSGGAVERAAKMVRTQLLQPMAHKLGMSTELLQITDGRITSYDGAFSMTVAEAIEGKELWATAQCRPHPTEPLDADGQGDAFVGLAFCAIRAVVDVDIELGSVRVVELAVAQDVGRILNPRQLAARIEAGVTQGVGAALTENLRTVSGLVRHPDLTGYTLPTSLDAPAVRIVKLVEERDVVAPFGAKAASAIPVVTAPAAVASAVRAATGRPVNRLPIRPSAAVAVPNS
- a CDS encoding 2Fe-2S iron-sulfur cluster-binding protein, with the protein product MSENENGYVSGATGGPGDTGPAGSDWGWQPVPHGGEYDSDATAFVKLPQDMLDALDTGEPLAAPGHGYVPPPMIVPLGSATTDPSATGTWTIPVQWPEAGAAAQPAPAQAPGPGPAPVGGPIPASIPIPASVAAAFANPAFADPDPAAADPGAAEGEHDPGATAEWRFPEVAHDPGTESVVTGQWSLPDLPGQSDDYRPDAYAAGPDTYAAEQNAYAAEQNSYAADWSQAPATLPGGAAAPWANHPGFDDTRGYAQQQPGGDPDSGTLPGTDEAAAASAAAAADARLLGGPGAGARTRGPRVLGGPGVGTPLPEGEPVHPAPHDIEAAHGPAAAPVAGERPHPGTEAAEAGGPAEPSAPAAPAAPAEGLDLFGGARAVVAPPAGPARPGDTDGHGFAAFGHAPEPGPGQAAEAGAGPEHGPGHAAEAGAGHAAEAGHGPEHGPGHAPEPGPGQGPEHGPGHVPEPGLGRAVEAEHGPVDSHGFSGAAPVPAEAEHGPAGSHGLAEGAPVPEDTTAAPTPAEGAADLAVAPPGAGTAEGFPPEEPAYEEEGAAGAVAHHEHPLASYVLRVNGADRPVTGAWIGESLLYVLRERLGLAGAKDGCSQGECGACAVQVDGRLVASCLVPAATSAGSEVRTVEGLATDGELSDVQQALCRSGAVQCGFCVPGMAMTIHDLLEGNHAPSELETRQALCGNLCRCSGYAGVVDAVREVVAEREATASGAAADGPAAPQISPEPRIPHQAAPGEGGIHHGGTA